Proteins co-encoded in one Amaranthus tricolor cultivar Red isolate AtriRed21 chromosome 7, ASM2621246v1, whole genome shotgun sequence genomic window:
- the LOC130817442 gene encoding RNA-binding protein Y14-like — MAAADVEAVDFEPEEDDLMDEDGVVAEADGGSPSALHPKLKSAITGAGSGSAAGFAAKKTKGRGFREEDADRNSRLTSRDFDSLDSEGGPGPARSIEGWIILVTGVHEEAQEEDLHNVFGEFGQLKNLHLNLDRRTGFVKGYALIEYEKFEEAEAAIKEMNGAKLLEQLINVDWAFCNGPCNRRKGNRRRSPRGNRSRSPRRRF, encoded by the exons ATGGCGGCAGCAGATGTAGAAGCGGTTGATTTCGAACCAGAAGAAGACGATCTTATGGATGAAGATGGCGTAGTTGCTGAAGCCGATGGTGGTTCTCCTAGTGCTCTTCATCCCAAACTCAAATCCGCTATTACTGGCGCTGGAAGTGGTTCAGCTGCCGGCTTTGCGGCTAAGAAAACCAAAGGTCGTGGATTTCGTGAAGAAGACGCCGATCGAAATTCCCGTTTGACGTCTCGCGACTTTGATTCCCTTGACTCTGAGGGCGGACCTGGCCCTGCTCGCT CAATCGAAGGTTGGATTATACTGGTCACAGGAGTTCATGAAGAGGCTCAAGAAGAAGATCTCCATAATGTCTTTGGAGAGTTCGGCCAGCTTAAAAACCTCCATTTGAACTTGGATCGTCGTACTGGATTTGTCAAG GGTTATGCACTGATTGAGTATGAGAAGTTTGAAGAAGCAGAAGCTGCAATAAAAGAGATGAATGGTGCTAAATTGCTTGAGCAGTTGATAAATGTTGACTGGGCTTTCTGCAATGGGCCTTGCAACAGGAGAAAGGGAAATCGGAGAAG ATCCCCACGTGGCAACCGATCAAGGAGTCCAAGACGAAGATTTTAA